From one Streptomyces sp. SCSIO 30461 genomic stretch:
- a CDS encoding IucA/IucC family protein — translation MTTIPVTAGATGGAERHAEGELVLRVLSALLREDVVGLRTRSTEADRADGSWLRLETPGPDALLLPVRGDGFQCERAARLPLLRRESTGRDLATCDEIIAVLRELAPDEDRPGFDAFADECRQALATVRLHADSHEQVLGALSARHGADPAHWTGLAGSLAHDTLAARRDHPVHPTGRGRSGLSSAALRAYAPEFHPRFALRWLVLPRDVVTVRGRLPFPTPASLGLPWLGGTGHLALPVHPLTAEGPLGDALRTAGLDRRAVLAEQPCLDVVPTLSMRTVALADAPETHLKLPLATSSLGRLNRRTIKPGTLADGAAVQRLVESVIAREPRFQGSVLHADETGYAHADHELVAVLVRRWPTGLDGAVVVPLAALLSTAPGGRPVLDHLAGRFYGGDRLALLDAALSLLIDWATTLIGYGVALESHQQNVSLALDVHAGRPRIRLLFKDNDGPRINRVRLGAALGESAPLPSEFDDPRIVCDGDRPVVALFTTITVHLCAAAYAFELDRLGHLPLDALLGLIRTRLAEAAERLGTRPGEAGAVLREHVLDAAELPVKAMVTAGTLLSKARSGASDINKHYTTGPNYLLRGV, via the coding sequence GTGACGACGATCCCGGTGACGGCCGGCGCCACGGGCGGAGCCGAGCGGCACGCCGAAGGCGAACTGGTCCTGCGCGTCCTCAGCGCCCTGCTGCGCGAGGACGTGGTGGGGTTGCGTACGCGCAGCACGGAGGCCGACCGTGCGGACGGCAGCTGGCTTCGGCTGGAGACGCCCGGCCCGGACGCGCTGCTGCTGCCGGTGCGGGGCGACGGCTTCCAGTGCGAGCGGGCCGCGCGGCTGCCGCTGCTGCGCCGGGAGTCCACCGGGAGGGACCTGGCGACCTGTGACGAGATCATCGCCGTGCTGCGGGAGCTCGCGCCCGACGAGGACCGTCCCGGGTTCGACGCCTTCGCCGACGAGTGCCGGCAGGCACTCGCAACCGTACGTCTGCACGCCGATTCGCATGAGCAGGTGCTCGGCGCACTGAGCGCGCGCCACGGCGCGGACCCGGCGCACTGGACCGGACTCGCCGGCTCCCTGGCACATGACACACTCGCCGCCCGGCGCGACCACCCCGTCCATCCGACCGGGCGCGGGCGCTCCGGGCTGAGCTCGGCGGCTCTCAGGGCGTACGCTCCCGAGTTCCACCCGCGGTTCGCCCTGCGCTGGCTCGTGCTGCCCCGTGACGTGGTCACCGTCCGGGGGAGGCTGCCGTTCCCCACGCCCGCGTCCCTCGGGCTGCCGTGGCTCGGGGGCACCGGACATCTCGCGCTGCCGGTCCATCCTCTGACGGCCGAAGGCCCGCTCGGGGACGCGTTGCGCACGGCAGGTCTCGACCGGCGGGCCGTCCTCGCCGAGCAGCCGTGTCTCGACGTGGTGCCGACCCTGTCCATGCGCACCGTGGCGCTCGCCGACGCCCCCGAAACGCATCTCAAACTCCCCCTGGCGACCTCGTCCCTGGGCAGGCTCAACCGGCGCACCATCAAGCCGGGCACCCTCGCCGACGGCGCCGCGGTCCAGCGCCTGGTCGAGTCGGTGATCGCCCGTGAGCCGCGGTTCCAGGGCAGCGTGCTGCACGCCGACGAGACCGGTTACGCTCACGCGGACCATGAACTCGTCGCCGTACTGGTGCGCCGCTGGCCGACCGGTCTGGACGGCGCCGTGGTGGTACCGCTGGCCGCCCTGCTGAGCACGGCACCCGGCGGGCGTCCGGTGCTCGACCATCTCGCCGGGCGCTTCTACGGCGGCGACCGGCTCGCGCTGTTGGACGCCGCGCTGTCGCTGCTCATCGACTGGGCGACCACGCTGATCGGCTACGGAGTCGCCCTGGAGTCCCACCAGCAGAACGTCTCGCTTGCGCTGGACGTGCACGCCGGACGGCCCAGGATCAGACTCCTGTTCAAGGACAACGACGGGCCGCGCATCAACCGCGTGCGGCTCGGCGCCGCACTCGGGGAGTCGGCCCCTCTCCCGTCGGAGTTCGACGACCCCAGGATCGTCTGCGACGGCGACCGGCCGGTGGTCGCACTGTTCACCACCATCACCGTGCATCTGTGCGCGGCTGCCTACGCCTTCGAGCTCGACCGTCTCGGCCACCTCCCACTCGACGCTCTGCTCGGTCTCATACGCACCCGGCTCGCCGAAGCCGCGGAGCGTCTTGGCACCCGGCCCGGTGAAGCCGGCGCCGTGCTGCGCGAACATGTCCTGGACGCGGCGGAGTTGCCCGTCAAGGCGATGGTCACCGCGGGCACTCTGCTCAGCAAGGCACGATCGGGAGCTTCCGACATCAACAAGCACTACACGACAGGACCCAACTACCTACTGCGGGGAGTGTGA
- a CDS encoding IucA/IucC family protein, protein MTPPTRSSAHHPPSDHAPTLPGRPRGAAAGLPTADEAAAHTLLNCLLREVSGPERQTAVVDGHLLVRLPRRGVLLRVALRRASLLGAHRFTGPVTEQSDGPGSGGWQETGWRRLAEHIHAELTLRTGGGNDEFLAQVASSHRGMTDALASVSSRLGMPTGERVTTGSGDAARLAAYLTSEQSLALGHRFHPTPKARGGDPAVWAAYAPEAAASFPLRLLAVREELTVEDTAADRPLHVLDRLGTAPDGYRLLPAHPWQYALLRQHPALRAAVERADVLDLGPGRTPFTATASVRTVYDGHSFLKFSLNVRITNCVRKNAHYELAGAVALTRLLGPVYDDLGARFPGSGLLREPGYRSLAVPGADGRPELALLEGFGVIVREGLGGRLRPGVTPLLAAAVADEYPTGPGHVSRLLPGSDPGTALSWWRAYLDLLVPPVLAAYFDHGVVLEPHLQNVILGVDRDGLPVQLLFRDLEGTKLLPDHHARTLASLDPAVAGPLTYGADRGWDRVVYCLMVNHIAEMLAAIADLHPDAEIPLWLQVQRTLRDYAERHGRPPRLDALLAGGPLPAKANLLTRWARRADRSAGYVRLPSPLAPDVLSGAFTADDIWSAR, encoded by the coding sequence ATGACGCCGCCCACTCGCTCGTCCGCCCACCATCCCCCGTCCGACCACGCGCCGACCCTTCCCGGACGGCCCCGGGGCGCGGCGGCCGGGCTGCCCACAGCCGACGAGGCCGCAGCCCACACCCTGCTCAACTGCCTGCTGCGTGAAGTGTCCGGGCCCGAGCGCCAGACCGCCGTCGTCGACGGACATCTGCTGGTGCGGCTGCCGCGCCGAGGGGTGCTGCTTCGCGTGGCCCTGCGTCGTGCGTCGCTGCTCGGGGCGCATCGCTTCACGGGTCCGGTCACCGAGCAGAGCGACGGACCAGGCAGCGGCGGCTGGCAGGAGACCGGCTGGCGGCGGCTCGCCGAGCACATCCATGCGGAGCTGACGCTGCGCACGGGCGGCGGCAATGACGAGTTCCTGGCCCAGGTCGCGTCGAGCCACCGGGGGATGACCGACGCCCTGGCCTCAGTGTCGTCCCGGCTCGGCATGCCCACCGGTGAGCGGGTGACGACCGGGTCCGGGGACGCGGCCCGGCTCGCGGCCTATCTCACGTCCGAGCAGTCGCTGGCTCTCGGCCACCGCTTCCACCCCACGCCCAAGGCGCGTGGCGGCGATCCCGCCGTCTGGGCGGCATACGCGCCCGAGGCCGCCGCGTCCTTCCCACTGCGCCTGCTCGCCGTGCGCGAGGAGTTGACCGTGGAGGACACCGCCGCGGACCGCCCGCTGCACGTACTGGACCGGCTCGGCACGGCACCCGACGGGTACCGGCTGCTTCCCGCGCATCCCTGGCAGTACGCCCTGCTCCGGCAGCACCCCGCGCTGCGCGCGGCCGTGGAGCGCGCTGATGTCCTCGATCTCGGGCCGGGGCGCACACCGTTCACAGCCACGGCGTCCGTCCGGACCGTCTACGACGGGCACAGCTTCCTGAAGTTCAGCCTGAATGTCCGGATCACCAACTGCGTGCGCAAGAACGCCCATTACGAACTCGCCGGCGCGGTCGCCCTCACCCGGCTGCTCGGTCCCGTGTACGACGACCTCGGCGCGCGATTCCCGGGCAGCGGGCTGCTGCGTGAACCCGGCTACCGCAGCCTCGCCGTCCCCGGCGCGGACGGGAGACCCGAGCTCGCCCTGCTGGAAGGCTTCGGGGTGATCGTCCGGGAAGGACTCGGCGGCCGGCTCCGCCCGGGGGTCACGCCGTTGCTGGCGGCGGCGGTCGCCGACGAGTACCCCACGGGCCCCGGCCATGTCTCCCGGCTCCTCCCGGGCAGCGATCCAGGCACGGCCCTGTCCTGGTGGCGCGCCTATCTGGACCTGCTCGTGCCACCCGTGCTGGCCGCGTACTTCGACCACGGCGTGGTGTTGGAACCCCACCTGCAGAACGTCATCCTCGGTGTCGACCGGGACGGGCTGCCCGTGCAGCTGCTCTTCCGTGATCTCGAGGGGACCAAACTGCTGCCCGACCACCACGCCCGGACGCTCGCCTCACTCGATCCGGCGGTCGCGGGCCCGCTGACCTACGGGGCCGACCGCGGCTGGGACCGGGTGGTGTACTGCCTGATGGTGAACCACATCGCCGAGATGCTCGCCGCCATCGCCGATCTGCACCCCGACGCGGAGATCCCGCTGTGGCTCCAGGTGCAGCGGACGCTGCGCGACTACGCCGAGCGCCACGGCCGGCCACCAAGGCTGGACGCACTCCTCGCCGGCGGGCCGCTGCCCGCCAAGGCCAATCTGCTCACCCGCTGGGCCCGCAGGGCAGACCGCTCGGCAGGCTATGTCCGTCTGCCGTCTCCGCTCGCGCCGGACGTGCTGTCCGGGGCCTTCACCGCCGACGACATCTGGAGCGCCCGATGA
- a CDS encoding type III PLP-dependent enzyme gives MTTAVRERVLALTSAELPAYVYDLAALREHAAAVRSALPDRVEVYYAAKANPEPEILTALAPYVDGVEVASGGELAHVAKAVPDLPLAFGGPGKTPDEIAAALAAGVSRFHVESAGELRMLAHIAARAVVPRRRVGVLLRVNLPVAEDALRGSALSMGGRPTPFGIDPSEADELVRALSDGEYPPLELYGIHAHLASGLGAAAQLAVADSVVTWAVRLAERHGVALDEVDVGGGMAVDYERPADRFDWKAYGAGLARLTAAHPGLRLRIEPGRALTAYCGWYATEVLDVKSSHGDEFAVVRGGTHHLRTPATKGHDQPCVVLPVDDWPYPWPRAAARLGRITVAGQLCTPKDVLARRLPVPRSGLRAGDRVVFALAGAYAWNISHHDFLMHPRPGFHFLGGGDTRGGAGDAVSG, from the coding sequence ATGACAACCGCGGTACGGGAACGGGTGCTTGCCCTGACGTCAGCCGAACTACCCGCCTATGTCTACGACCTGGCGGCGCTGCGGGAGCACGCGGCCGCAGTCAGGTCAGCGCTGCCGGACCGGGTCGAGGTGTACTACGCGGCCAAGGCCAACCCCGAGCCGGAGATACTCACCGCGCTCGCACCGTATGTGGACGGTGTCGAGGTGGCATCGGGCGGTGAACTCGCCCATGTCGCCAAGGCCGTTCCGGATCTGCCGCTCGCCTTCGGTGGGCCGGGCAAGACCCCGGACGAGATCGCGGCGGCACTGGCTGCGGGCGTGTCCCGCTTCCATGTCGAAAGCGCAGGGGAACTGCGGATGCTGGCGCACATCGCCGCGCGGGCGGTGGTGCCCCGGCGGCGGGTCGGCGTGCTGCTCCGCGTGAACCTCCCCGTCGCCGAGGACGCTCTGCGGGGCAGTGCGCTCTCCATGGGCGGTCGGCCGACGCCCTTCGGCATCGACCCGTCCGAGGCGGACGAGCTTGTGCGAGCACTGTCCGACGGCGAGTACCCGCCGCTGGAGCTGTACGGGATACACGCCCACCTCGCCAGCGGTCTCGGCGCGGCGGCACAACTCGCCGTCGCGGATTCCGTCGTAACCTGGGCGGTGCGCCTCGCAGAGCGCCATGGTGTGGCGCTCGACGAGGTCGATGTCGGCGGCGGGATGGCGGTGGACTACGAACGCCCCGCGGACCGGTTCGACTGGAAGGCCTACGGTGCGGGGCTCGCACGCCTCACCGCAGCGCACCCGGGCCTGCGCCTGCGGATCGAACCGGGTCGCGCCCTGACCGCCTACTGCGGGTGGTACGCGACCGAGGTGCTGGATGTGAAGTCCAGCCACGGCGATGAGTTCGCCGTCGTACGCGGAGGCACCCACCATCTGCGCACCCCTGCGACGAAGGGCCACGACCAGCCCTGCGTGGTACTGCCGGTGGACGACTGGCCGTACCCGTGGCCACGGGCCGCCGCGCGGCTGGGCCGGATCACCGTGGCCGGTCAGCTCTGCACGCCCAAGGATGTGCTGGCCCGCCGGCTACCGGTACCGCGGTCCGGACTGCGGGCCGGGGACCGTGTGGTGTTCGCGCTCGCGGGGGCTTACGCGTGGAACATCTCGCACCATGACTTCCTGATGCACCCCAGGCCGGGATTCCACTTCCTGGGCGGTGGGGACACCCGAGGCGGCGCGGGCGACGCCGTCAGCGGTTGA